The following proteins are co-located in the Triticum aestivum cultivar Chinese Spring chromosome 1A, IWGSC CS RefSeq v2.1, whole genome shotgun sequence genome:
- the LOC123057251 gene encoding protein S-acyltransferase 8, whose product MAQPQQRVYQAWKGNNRFFLGGRLIFGPDAKSLLVSVALIVVPVLVFCAFIAPHLLHRFSGYNAGYAIPAVAVGFMIYVLLLLLITSAQDPGIVPRASHPPEEDFAYGNPLAGETPGRLQFPRIKEVMVNGMLVKIKYCDTCMIYRPPRCSHCSICNNCVERFDHHCPWVGQCIGQRNYRYFFLFVSSSTLLCIYVFAMSALHIKFLMDGDYPTVWKAFKHSPACLVLMIYCFIALWFVGGLTGFHSYLISTNQTTYENFRYRADSRPNVYDRGCLNNFLEVLCSKGKPSKHRFRAYVQEEVRAPVVNFGRQMEEEPAGGPRAKVEDDLEIGSDLLKISRRRNYEDVDVEMGNQDDGETEGTGGPKLAAGSGSQIPAVGSEVRVRHSSWDRRSGNWDMSSDMIGRSASDVLGRSASLTEAGPRSQR is encoded by the exons atgGCGCAGCCGCAGCAGCGGGTCTACCAAGCTTGGAAAGGGAATAAT AGGTTCTTCCTCGGAGGGAGACTGATATTCGGACCCGATGCCAAGTCACTGCTCGTCTCGGTTGCGCTCATCGTGGTGCCGGTTCTCGTCTTCTGCGCCTTCATCGCGCCGCATCTTCTCCACCGGTTCTCCGGCTACAACGCAGGATACGCGATTCCTGCTGTGGCAGTGGGGTTCATGATCTAT GTGCTTCTGTTGCTGCTGATCACCTCGGCTCAGGATCCTGGTATTGTGCCTCGCGCATCGCATCCACCGGAGGAAGACTTTGCGTATGGCAATCCGTTGGCCGGGGAAACACCGGGCAGGCTGCAGTTTCCCCGTATAAAGGAGGTGATGGTTAATGGGATGCTTGTGAAGATAAAGTATTGCGACACCTGCATGATTTACCGGCCTCCTCGGTGCTCTCACTGTTCGATATGCAACAACTGTGTGGAGCGATTCGACCATCATTGCCCCTGGGTTGGACAATGCATTGGTCAG CGCAATTACCGATACTTTTTCCTATTTGTTTCGTCCTCGACTCTTCTTTGCATTTATGTCTTTGCCATGTCGGCACTACACATCAAGTTTCTCATGGACGGAGACTATCCTACAGTATGGAAGGCTTTCAAACACTCTCCAGCTTGCTTGGTGCTTATGATATATTGTTTCATTGCTCTATGGTTTGTTGGCGGGCTCACTGGATTTCATTCGTATCTCATTAGCACTAACCAG ACGACATACGAGAATTTTCGGTACAGAGCAGACAGCAGGCCCAACGTCTATGACCGAGGATGTCTGAATAACTTCCTAGAAGTCCTGTGCAGCAAGGGGAAGCCTTCTAAGCACAGGTTCCGAGCCTATGTTCAAGAGGAGGTACGCGCTCCAGTAGTTAACTTCGGTAGGCAGATGGAGGAGGAACCGGCTGGCGGCCCTCGCGCAAAGGTAGAAGACGATCTTGAGATTGGCAGCGATCTCCTGAAGATCTCTCGGCGGCGCAACTATGAGGATGTTGACGTCGAAATGGGGAACCAGGACGACGGTGAGACGGAAGGCACCGGCGGCCCCAAACTGGCGGCGGGTTCGGGGTCGCAGATTCCTGCGGTCGGGAGCGAGGTGCGGGTGCGGCACTCGAGCTGGGACCGGAGAAGTGGGAACTGGGACATGTCGTCGGACATGATTGGAAGGAGCGCATCGGATGTGCTTGGAAGAAGCGCTTCCCTCACCGAGGCTGGGCCGCGGTCTCAAAGATAA
- the LOC123057240 gene encoding probable serine/threonine-protein kinase At1g01540, giving the protein MAGRERSARAVASPPPPPPLTNELSRRTPVLGLRLWVLVGLAVGAAFLLLLALVSVHLAVAARRRRPKGKAAPAPLSPATIPPVSKEIQEVAVHVGSLRHYLEMGAAYLKDGGGKDGGDSLCGSVAHGSQRVHIEAGKDRRMVAACADAEAGSVQSDPASASSVGAGPGPEVSHLGWGHWYTLRELDEATAGFAHDRVVGEGGYGIVYLGVFADGRQVAVKNLLNNRGQAEREFTVEVEAIGRVRHKNLVRLLGYCVEGAHRILVYEYVDNGNLEQWLHGDVGPVSPLSWDARMDIVLGTAKGITYLHEGLEPKVVHRDIKSSNILLDKRWSSKVSDFGLAKLLGSDSNYVTTRVMGTFGYVAPEYASTGMLNERSDVYSFGVLIMEIISGRCPVDYARPPTEVNLVEWLKKMVSNRDYEAVLDPKLPEKPSSKALKKALLVALRCVDPDSQKRPKMGHAIHMLEVDDFPYREDRRTLRPCQGSPLEKSRKPVTESGHSSCYDGNSSTAATTPSRFQ; this is encoded by the exons ATGGCCGGGCGTGAACGGAGCGCGCGCGCAgtggcgtcgccgccgccgccgccgccgctgaccaaCGAGCTGTCgcgcaggacgccggtgctggGGCTGCGCCTGTGGGTGCTCGTCGGCCTCGCCGTCGGCGccgccttcctgctcctcctcgcgctcgtctCCGTCCACCTCGCGGTGGCCGCGCGGCGGCGCCGTCCCAAGGGGAAGGCGGCGCCGGCGCCGCTGTCGCCCGCGACCATCCCGCCGGTGTCCAAGGAGATCCAGGAGGTGGCCGTCCACGTGGGCTCCCTCCGCCACTACCTCGAGATGGGCGCCGCGTACCTCAAGGACGGCGGCGGCAAGGACGGCGGCGACTCGCTGTGCGGCAGCGTGGCGCACGGGTCGCAGCGCGTGCACATCGAGGCCGGCAAGGACCGGCGCATGGTGGCGGCGTGCGCGGACGCGGAGGCCGGGTCCGTGCAGTCCGACCCGGCGTCGGCGTCGTCCGTGGGGGCGGGCCCCGGGCCCGAGGTGTCGCACCTCGGGTGGGGCCACTGGTACACGCTCCGCGAGCTGGACGAGGCCACCGCCGGCTTCGCCCACGACCGCGTCGTCGGCGAGGGCGGCTACGGCATCGTCTACCTCGGCGTCTTCGCCGACGGCCGCCAGGTCGCCGTCAAGAACCTTCTCAACAACAG GGGACAGGCGGAGAGGGAGTTCACGGTGGAGGTGGAGGCGATCGGCCGCGTCCGCCACAAGAACCTCGTCCGGCTGCTGGGCTACTGCGTCGAGGGAGCGCACCG GATCCTGGTGTACGAGTACGTCGACAATGGCAACCTGGAGCAGTGGCTCCACGGCGACGTCGGGCCCGTCAGCCCGCTCTCCTGGGACGCCCGGATGGACATCGTGCTCGGCACGGCCAAAGG GATCACGTACCTGCACGAGGGGCTGGAGCCCAAGGTGGTGCACAGGGACATCAAGTCGAGCAACATACTGCTGGACAAGCGGTGGAGCTCCAAGGTCTCCGACTTCGGCCTCGCCAAGCTCCTCGGCTCCGACAGCAACTACGTCACCACCAGGGTCATGGGAACGTTTGG CTACGTGGCGCCGGAGTACGCGAGCACCGGCATGCTGAACGAGAGgagcgacgtgtacagcttcggggTGCTCATCATGGAGATCATCTCCGGCAGATGCCCGGTCGACTACGCCAGGCCTCCCACGGAG GTGAATCTGGTGGAGTGGCTGAAGAAGATGGTGAGCAACAGGGACTACGAGGCTGTCCTGGACCCGAAGCTGCCGGAGAAGCCGTCGTCcaaggccctgaagaaggcgctccTGGTGGCGCTGAGGTGCGTGGATCCCGACTCGCAGAAGCGGCCCAAGATGGGGCACGCCATCCACATGCTCGAGGTCGACGACTTCCCCTACCGAGAG GACCGTCGGACTCTGCGGCCGTGCCAAGGCAGTCCCCTGGAGAAATCGAGGAAGCCGGTGACAGAATCAGGCCACAGCAGCTGCTACGATGGCAACAGCAGCACCGCTGCCACCACGCCGTCCAGGTTCCAGTAG